Proteins from one Mycteria americana isolate JAX WOST 10 ecotype Jacksonville Zoo and Gardens chromosome 1, USCA_MyAme_1.0, whole genome shotgun sequence genomic window:
- the CCDC134 gene encoding coiled-coil domain-containing protein 134 isoform X2, protein MDFLFICPFLLVLLLSRGSFADLEKQRVDSGLEIYKKLFEVKRKDQMNALKNLIELNDVNQQYKIIDIMLKGLFKVLEDSRAVLIAADVPPDGPFPQDEKIKDAYSHVVENTAFFGDVVLRFPKIVHHYFDRNSNWNSLIRWGIGFCNLTGVFEQGPHSQMAQELGISEKSPDYRNPFKTDHSEFFPSADTFQKALREEEKRRKKEEKRKEIRKGPRISRSQSEL, encoded by the exons ATGGATTTTCTCTTCATCTGCCCCtttctgctggtgctgctgctgtcccgGGGCAGCTTCGCAGACCTGGAAAAACAGAGGGTGGACTCTGGCTTGGAAATCT ATAAGAAGCTGTTTGAGGTGAAGCGCAAGGACCAGATGAACGCGCTGAAGAACCTGATCGAGCTCAACGACGTCAACCAGCAGTACAAAATCATTGACATCATGCTCAAGGGACTCTTCAAA GTGCTGGAGGACTCCCGGGCTGTGCTCATCGCTGCCGACGTGCCTCCCGACGGGCCTTTCCCTCAGGATGAGAAGATAAAGGATG CGTACTCCCACGTGGTGGAGAACACCGCCTTCTTCGGGGACGTCGTCCTGCGGTTCCCCAAGATCGTGCACCACTACTTCGACCGCAACTCCAACTGGAACAGCCTCATCCGCTGGGGCATTGGCTTCTGCAATCTGACGGGCGTGTTCGAGCAGGGACCCCACTCCCAG ATGGCTCAGGAGCTGGGAATCAGCGAGAAATCACCCGATTACCGCAATCCCTTTAAAACAGACCACTCTGAG TTTTTCCCCAGTGCCGACACGTTCCAGAAggcgctgcgggaggaggagaagcggaggaagaaggaggagaagcgGAAGGAGATCCGCAAGGGCCCGCGCATCTCCCGCTCGCAGTCGGAGCTGTAG
- the CCDC134 gene encoding coiled-coil domain-containing protein 134 isoform X1, translating into MDFLFICPFLLVLLLSRGSFADLEKQRVDSGLEIYKKLFEVKRKDQMNALKNLIELNDVNQQYKIIDIMLKGLFKVLEDSRAVLIAADVPPDGPFPQDEKIKDAYSHVVENTAFFGDVVLRFPKIVHHYFDRNSNWNSLIRWGIGFCNLTGVFEQGPHSQVLGLMAQELGISEKSPDYRNPFKTDHSEFFPSADTFQKALREEEKRRKKEEKRKEIRKGPRISRSQSEL; encoded by the exons ATGGATTTTCTCTTCATCTGCCCCtttctgctggtgctgctgctgtcccgGGGCAGCTTCGCAGACCTGGAAAAACAGAGGGTGGACTCTGGCTTGGAAATCT ATAAGAAGCTGTTTGAGGTGAAGCGCAAGGACCAGATGAACGCGCTGAAGAACCTGATCGAGCTCAACGACGTCAACCAGCAGTACAAAATCATTGACATCATGCTCAAGGGACTCTTCAAA GTGCTGGAGGACTCCCGGGCTGTGCTCATCGCTGCCGACGTGCCTCCCGACGGGCCTTTCCCTCAGGATGAGAAGATAAAGGATG CGTACTCCCACGTGGTGGAGAACACCGCCTTCTTCGGGGACGTCGTCCTGCGGTTCCCCAAGATCGTGCACCACTACTTCGACCGCAACTCCAACTGGAACAGCCTCATCCGCTGGGGCATTGGCTTCTGCAATCTGACGGGCGTGTTCGAGCAGGGACCCCACTCCCAGGTCCTGGGGCTG ATGGCTCAGGAGCTGGGAATCAGCGAGAAATCACCCGATTACCGCAATCCCTTTAAAACAGACCACTCTGAG TTTTTCCCCAGTGCCGACACGTTCCAGAAggcgctgcgggaggaggagaagcggaggaagaaggaggagaagcgGAAGGAGATCCGCAAGGGCCCGCGCATCTCCCGCTCGCAGTCGGAGCTGTAG